In Stieleria varia, one genomic interval encodes:
- a CDS encoding alcohol dehydrogenase catalytic domain-containing protein: MCFRSIQRVEVDELPDVSIQDPGDALVAVEMAGLCGSDLHPFFGRETGLDVGTVMGHEFVGRVIAVGGNVQQIRLGDRVCSPFTTNCGHCFYCQRGLTSRCTSGQLFGWVQDSVGLHGGQAELVRVPLADATLMNLPETISAEAGLLLGDNLSTAVFGVSMAVETDRIVDDVHVVVGCGTVGLLAIAWLNRLGAKQVHAVDPNLPRLSLAARLGATVHADERDAIEAIMRATGRRGADAVLEFVGLPDAQRLAYELIRPGGRMSVIGCHCTPGFSFSPADAYNKNLTYRTGRCPARHYMSMLAENLNRQAMDLDWCITHRFGLEDAESAYDVFAHQQDGCVKAVLTFG; this comes from the coding sequence GTGTGTTTTCGGTCGATCCAGCGAGTGGAGGTCGATGAGTTGCCGGATGTATCGATCCAGGACCCTGGTGACGCGTTGGTGGCGGTGGAAATGGCGGGATTGTGCGGCAGTGATCTGCATCCGTTTTTTGGGCGGGAGACAGGATTGGACGTCGGGACCGTGATGGGGCACGAGTTCGTCGGTCGCGTCATTGCGGTGGGAGGCAACGTCCAGCAGATCCGCCTCGGGGATCGTGTTTGCAGTCCATTTACGACCAACTGTGGACACTGTTTTTATTGTCAACGCGGTCTGACATCGCGTTGCACCAGCGGGCAGCTGTTTGGCTGGGTGCAGGACTCCGTCGGATTGCATGGAGGTCAAGCCGAATTGGTACGCGTGCCGCTAGCGGACGCGACGTTGATGAACCTGCCGGAGACGATTTCGGCCGAGGCGGGATTGTTGTTGGGTGACAACTTGAGCACGGCCGTTTTTGGCGTTTCGATGGCGGTCGAGACGGATCGTATCGTTGACGATGTGCACGTTGTGGTGGGGTGCGGTACCGTTGGGTTGTTGGCGATCGCATGGCTGAACAGACTGGGCGCCAAACAGGTGCACGCGGTCGATCCCAATCTGCCGAGGTTGTCACTGGCCGCGCGATTGGGTGCCACAGTACACGCGGATGAGAGGGACGCGATCGAGGCGATCATGAGGGCAACCGGGCGTCGAGGTGCCGACGCGGTGCTGGAGTTTGTTGGCCTGCCCGATGCGCAGCGTCTGGCTTATGAATTGATTCGCCCCGGGGGACGCATGTCGGTGATCGGGTGTCATTGCACGCCGGGCTTTTCGTTCAGCCCGGCCGATGCGTACAACAAGAATTTGACCTATCGAACAGGGCGATGCCCGGCTCGGCATTACATGTCCATGCTTGCGGAGAATCTCAATCGCCAAGCGATGGACTTGGATTGGTGCATCACGCATCGTTTTGGTTTGGAAGATGCGGAGTCAGCCTATGATGTCTTTGCCCATCAGCAGGACGGTTGCGTCAAGGCGGTGTTGACTTTCGGCTAA
- a CDS encoding tyrosine-type recombinase/integrase: protein MQQRPPSPFLAHMADHGIEGEVMVRDVMTLDMLEYLQERLLEGDESRYDHRSPNTVNSSMGAVMAFVRFCAKRDWIVKVPDLDSLSVDDVMKGRPITGEELDRMIEATSRVVGKNEAPSWQFALRVLWYSGFRVGDLMDFHWEDERHIRPVWPTRSGVHPTITVPSSQKNGKLQEVPMLPELEAFLLEVPKVKRTGWIVNPLAITSTVKPGCKWFQPSPDDLVALAKQYSNLSIAAACGVSDAAVRKWLKKQGFRRSREFKVDTGTIPEAVVQDVESRAKRRTGAVQVPISERLTKERVGRTIAAIGEEAGIVVRQEDERTGTRTKFASAHDIRRGCAQRLINAGVSAETLKVVMRHADFATTEKYYGAMRSAQAAASEVRQKLTPDATSDALVGGLMGGQEKTPQLSASELMTLKRLLASI, encoded by the coding sequence ATGCAACAAAGACCCCCATCCCCTTTTCTCGCACACATGGCTGACCATGGGATCGAGGGCGAAGTGATGGTCCGAGACGTCATGACACTCGACATGCTGGAGTACCTGCAAGAGCGGTTGCTCGAAGGTGACGAGTCACGGTATGACCATCGGTCGCCGAACACCGTCAACAGCTCGATGGGTGCCGTGATGGCGTTTGTGCGGTTTTGCGCCAAACGTGATTGGATCGTTAAAGTGCCTGATCTGGATTCGCTGAGCGTTGATGATGTGATGAAGGGTCGTCCGATCACGGGCGAAGAACTGGATCGCATGATCGAAGCGACATCGCGTGTGGTCGGCAAGAACGAAGCTCCGTCCTGGCAGTTTGCCTTGCGCGTGCTGTGGTACAGCGGGTTTCGGGTGGGTGATTTGATGGATTTTCATTGGGAAGACGAACGCCACATTCGGCCCGTCTGGCCGACGCGTAGCGGCGTCCACCCAACGATCACTGTCCCCTCCTCCCAGAAAAACGGCAAGCTTCAGGAGGTCCCGATGCTGCCGGAATTGGAGGCCTTTTTGTTGGAAGTGCCCAAGGTCAAACGCACCGGCTGGATCGTCAATCCATTGGCGATCACGTCGACGGTGAAACCTGGATGCAAGTGGTTCCAACCCTCACCGGATGATTTGGTCGCCCTGGCCAAGCAGTACAGCAATCTGTCGATTGCGGCGGCTTGCGGGGTTTCTGACGCAGCGGTGCGGAAGTGGCTGAAGAAGCAAGGTTTTCGGCGGAGCCGAGAGTTCAAGGTCGACACGGGAACGATCCCGGAGGCGGTTGTCCAGGATGTTGAGAGCCGTGCGAAGCGCCGGACTGGTGCGGTGCAGGTTCCGATTTCTGAGCGACTGACCAAGGAACGTGTCGGCAGGACCATTGCGGCGATCGGAGAAGAAGCTGGGATCGTGGTTCGTCAGGAGGATGAGCGAACGGGCACAAGAACCAAGTTCGCGAGTGCTCACGACATCAGACGAGGATGCGCGCAGCGTCTGATCAATGCCGGCGTCTCTGCGGAGACGTTAAAGGTCGTTATGCGTCACGCAGATTTCGCGACGACGGAGAAGTACTACGGCGCGATGCGTTCGGCTCAGGCCGCTGCATCGGAAGTCCGTCAGAAACTCACCCCCGATGCAACTTCGGATGCATTAGTGGGGGGATTAATGGGGGGACAAGAAAAAACTCCACAGCTATCGGCTTCGGAGTTAATGACGCTAAAGCGTTTACTGGCAAGTATTTAA
- a CDS encoding PEP-CTERM sorting domain-containing protein yields MIDRSAAGRLVLTLGLLLSASSASFAEVVTRPTGLNLGDQYRLAFVTSVGRDASSANIADYNTFVSNVANSVPALAALGTSWNTIASTSTVDARDNTGTNPLTSDPSVPIYLLNDTLLATGNSDLWDGSILNSLSVTETDTRHSDFVWTGTRFNGIGDADFAMPGISPNFSTLNVLQGHSSIATLDWINVSLVRSPSLSYSFYALSAPITVTSVPEPSSLAVLAMGTLCLTSRRRSQRQKRRAVSAE; encoded by the coding sequence ATGATAGATCGCTCTGCAGCTGGACGATTGGTTCTCACGCTTGGTTTACTACTATCAGCGTCCTCGGCAAGTTTCGCTGAAGTTGTGACTCGGCCAACGGGTCTGAATCTGGGAGATCAGTATCGGCTAGCATTCGTGACAAGCGTTGGGCGCGATGCAAGTTCCGCAAATATCGCCGACTACAACACATTCGTCTCGAACGTGGCAAACTCCGTCCCTGCGCTTGCAGCCTTGGGGACGTCGTGGAATACCATTGCCTCCACTAGCACCGTGGATGCACGAGACAACACTGGCACGAACCCGTTGACGTCAGACCCTTCGGTTCCCATTTACCTGTTGAACGACACTCTTCTTGCAACTGGCAATTCAGACCTGTGGGACGGTTCCATCCTGAACTCTCTTTCTGTCACCGAAACGGACACGCGCCACAGCGATTTTGTTTGGACGGGCACAAGATTCAATGGAATCGGAGACGCCGACTTTGCGATGCCTGGAATCTCTCCGAACTTTTCTACCCTCAATGTTTTGCAGGGGCACTCGTCCATTGCAACCCTTGACTGGATCAACGTCTCTTTGGTTCGTTCTCCTAGCTTGTCCTACTCGTTCTACGCCCTATCGGCGCCGATCACCGTCACTTCCGTCCCAGAACCATCCAGCCTTGCTGTGCTCGCTATGGGCACCCTTTGCTTGACTAGTCGCAGACGCAGTCAACGACAAAAGCGGCGCGCAGTCTCGGCAGAATGA
- a CDS encoding sulfatase family protein, giving the protein MNRIASGLTLCLIVTSLASAKSPNVVLVMCDDLGIGDPQCFNPKSPIATPNIDAMAAAGLKFTRFYAAAPVCSPTRGSCLTGRHPFRYGVYFANTGHLKTDEITLPELLREQGYKTGHFGKWHLGTLTTTIKDANRGGPKNKQHFAPPRDHGYDESFVTESKVPTFDPMIQPAKPDEKAWDAIVDPSSAQPYGTHYWDHAGNPVTENLDGDDSRIIMDRAIPFIEDAAKSQQPFFAAIWFHAPHLPVVAGEKHVAMYRDHDVYERNYYGCVTAMDEQVGRLREKLRELGVAQDTMLWFCSDNGPEGQQGKAPGSADDFRGRKRSLYEGGVRVPGILEWPSRVKPGVTDVAAVTSDYLPTMLDALEIKYPDDRPIDGMSLLPVIDGKVSQREKPIGFQSNKQIAWHDGVWKLYSGDDGKNWELYDLSSDPCEQRECSGERPEDVERMAAAVQQWRESCKRSDGGGDY; this is encoded by the coding sequence ATGAACCGAATCGCCAGCGGCCTGACCCTGTGTCTCATCGTGACATCCCTGGCGTCTGCGAAATCACCCAACGTGGTCTTGGTGATGTGTGACGACTTGGGGATCGGTGACCCGCAGTGTTTCAACCCCAAGTCCCCGATCGCAACGCCGAACATTGATGCGATGGCGGCCGCTGGGCTGAAGTTCACTCGTTTTTATGCCGCCGCACCGGTGTGCAGCCCGACGCGTGGAAGCTGTTTGACCGGACGACATCCGTTTCGTTACGGCGTTTACTTTGCCAACACGGGACATCTCAAGACAGATGAGATCACGTTGCCGGAATTGCTGCGAGAGCAAGGTTACAAGACGGGGCACTTTGGCAAATGGCATCTTGGAACTTTGACGACGACGATCAAGGATGCCAATCGCGGCGGACCGAAAAACAAACAGCATTTTGCCCCGCCGAGAGATCACGGTTACGACGAAAGTTTTGTGACCGAGTCCAAGGTTCCGACTTTTGATCCGATGATTCAGCCTGCCAAGCCGGATGAGAAAGCTTGGGATGCGATCGTGGACCCAAGCAGTGCGCAGCCCTATGGCACGCACTATTGGGATCATGCGGGCAATCCGGTAACGGAAAACCTGGACGGCGATGATTCGCGGATCATCATGGACCGCGCGATACCGTTTATCGAAGATGCCGCGAAGTCGCAGCAACCATTCTTTGCCGCCATTTGGTTTCACGCACCGCACTTACCGGTCGTTGCCGGTGAAAAGCATGTCGCGATGTACCGGGATCACGACGTCTATGAGCGAAATTACTATGGATGCGTTACCGCGATGGATGAGCAAGTCGGCCGGTTGCGCGAGAAACTGCGTGAATTGGGCGTTGCTCAAGACACGATGCTGTGGTTTTGCAGCGACAATGGTCCGGAGGGGCAGCAGGGAAAAGCTCCCGGGTCCGCGGACGATTTTCGTGGTCGAAAGCGATCCCTCTATGAAGGCGGCGTTCGCGTGCCGGGGATTTTGGAATGGCCTTCACGGGTCAAGCCGGGTGTGACGGATGTGGCCGCCGTGACGAGTGACTATTTGCCGACCATGTTGGATGCATTGGAGATAAAGTATCCAGACGATCGCCCGATCGATGGCATGTCTTTGTTGCCGGTGATCGATGGAAAAGTCTCTCAGCGTGAGAAGCCGATCGGGTTTCAGTCCAACAAACAAATCGCTTGGCATGACGGGGTATGGAAGCTGTACAGTGGCGACGACGGTAAGAATTGGGAGCTGTACGACTTGTCGAGCGATCCGTGTGAACAAAGGGAATGTTCCGGTGAGCGGCCTGAGGATGTTGAGCGGATGGCAGCAGCGGTGCAGCAGTGGCGTGAGTCGTGCAAGCGGAGTGATGGCGGGGGAGACTACTGA
- a CDS encoding DUF3592 domain-containing protein → MRVPTSARGKQIQCPKCSQKLKIPAGSATSTPAQTAQPLSQSSVPTAIPVAAPLSTPATSFPSQPTTTQDPFADLPTAMPAAPAPGTPMPSAPAPAASGGDFWNELNTPAATGMSPAASFPGGFPSSPAVSSGPQVNHAALAAAGAYSPSLDEKIGNMAAASTGPTERSLGGYFSNRIHWGLIIMMLGGPFLAFIGWSAQSKMAALDARGVTVDGVVLDSRERRSRRSRSYYLEVAYKTEAGAAYTDEFQVNSTYYDSHDLGGTAQVKYDPEDPTQAILVGGSTDSSFLLYLGIGMAIIGLLGVGYTIVVGDIDW, encoded by the coding sequence TTGCGAGTTCCCACGAGCGCTCGCGGAAAACAAATCCAGTGCCCCAAGTGCTCACAGAAACTCAAGATTCCGGCGGGGTCCGCAACGTCAACTCCCGCACAGACGGCTCAACCCCTTTCGCAAAGCAGTGTCCCCACTGCGATTCCCGTCGCAGCACCACTTTCCACGCCTGCGACTTCCTTTCCATCACAACCGACGACGACGCAAGATCCATTCGCGGACTTGCCCACGGCAATGCCAGCGGCACCGGCGCCGGGCACACCAATGCCCAGCGCACCGGCGCCAGCGGCCAGTGGCGGCGATTTTTGGAATGAACTCAATACGCCAGCCGCAACCGGGATGAGCCCAGCAGCCTCGTTCCCAGGCGGATTCCCCAGCTCGCCTGCTGTATCCAGTGGTCCCCAAGTCAATCATGCCGCATTGGCCGCCGCAGGAGCCTACTCGCCATCGCTGGATGAAAAGATCGGAAACATGGCCGCCGCCAGCACCGGTCCGACGGAGCGCAGCTTGGGAGGATATTTCAGCAATCGTATCCACTGGGGCCTGATCATCATGATGCTCGGTGGACCATTCCTCGCCTTCATCGGTTGGTCCGCGCAAAGCAAAATGGCAGCGTTAGACGCACGTGGCGTCACGGTCGATGGCGTCGTCCTCGATAGCCGTGAGAGACGTAGTCGACGAAGTCGATCGTATTACCTGGAGGTCGCCTACAAGACCGAAGCAGGGGCAGCGTATACAGACGAGTTTCAGGTCAACAGCACGTACTACGACTCACACGATTTAGGCGGCACGGCCCAGGTCAAGTACGATCCGGAGGATCCCACGCAGGCCATCTTGGTCGGTGGATCAACCGACTCGTCGTTCTTGCTTTACTTGGGCATCGGCATGGCCATTATCGGCTTGCTCGGCGTCGGCTACACAATCGTCGTAGGCGACATCGACTGGTAA
- a CDS encoding PDDEXK nuclease domain-containing protein, with the protein MDEKASYSESELETAIIDKLQAFMLELGKGFLFESRQRRFTFDDKYFRVDLVLYNRLLRCYVLLDLKIGEITHGDLGQMQMYVNYFDRQVKLDDELPTVGIVLCARKNDALVELTLPREANTFASKYQLYLPSKEKLKRELERIETDLE; encoded by the coding sequence CTGGATGAGAAAGCCAGTTACAGTGAAAGCGAGTTAGAAACCGCCATCATCGATAAACTGCAGGCCTTCATGTTGGAACTCGGGAAAGGCTTCTTGTTCGAGAGCCGACAGAGGCGTTTCACTTTCGACGATAAGTACTTTCGGGTCGATCTGGTTCTCTACAATCGCCTGCTCCGCTGCTACGTATTGCTTGATCTAAAAATCGGAGAGATCACGCACGGCGATCTCGGACAGATGCAAATGTACGTCAACTACTTCGATCGACAGGTCAAATTGGATGACGAACTACCGACTGTGGGGATCGTCCTTTGTGCGAGAAAGAATGACGCATTGGTTGAGCTCACGTTGCCAAGGGAGGCGAATACATTCGCGTCCAAATACCAATTGTATCTACCCAGCAAAGAGAAACTCAAACGAGAGCTTGAAAGAATCGAGACCGACCTGGAATAA
- the ahr gene encoding NADPH-dependent aldehyde reductase Ahr, with protein MTIIHAYAAQKAGGVFEPFEFDAGDLGASDVEIAVESCGICHSDLSMLDNEWQMTQYPFVGGHEVVGRVAAVGDQVPNLSEGDLVGLGWTSRSCMHCDQCMAGDHNLCIEAQGTITHQRGGFADKVRCHWGWATKIPEGVQSESAGPLFCGGLTVFNPLIQMNLSPTSRVGVVGIGGLGHMALMFLKAWGCEVTAISRTRSKESEARDLGTHEFVATSESGALQSQAGKFDLVLNTTDANLPWDDYIATLAPRGVLHTVGAAPKIEATVFPMIMGQRSLASSPTGSIATTRQMLDFVARHQIAPMTEVFPMNQINEAMERLRNGSPRYRIVLTR; from the coding sequence ATGACGATCATTCATGCCTATGCGGCGCAGAAAGCTGGCGGAGTGTTTGAGCCCTTTGAGTTTGACGCGGGAGATCTGGGGGCCAGCGACGTCGAGATCGCCGTCGAGTCCTGTGGAATTTGCCACAGTGACCTTTCCATGCTGGACAACGAATGGCAGATGACCCAGTATCCGTTTGTAGGCGGGCACGAAGTGGTTGGGCGTGTGGCGGCGGTCGGCGATCAGGTGCCAAATCTTTCGGAAGGTGATTTGGTCGGACTGGGGTGGACGAGTCGCAGTTGCATGCATTGCGATCAGTGCATGGCGGGAGATCACAATCTTTGCATTGAAGCGCAAGGAACGATCACGCATCAACGCGGTGGATTTGCGGACAAGGTACGTTGTCACTGGGGATGGGCGACCAAGATTCCTGAGGGAGTTCAAAGCGAATCTGCGGGACCGTTGTTTTGCGGAGGGCTGACGGTATTCAATCCGCTAATACAGATGAATTTGTCTCCGACATCACGCGTCGGCGTGGTCGGAATTGGTGGACTGGGACACATGGCATTGATGTTTCTCAAAGCCTGGGGGTGCGAAGTCACGGCGATTTCACGAACTCGTTCTAAGGAGTCCGAAGCGAGAGACTTGGGCACGCACGAATTTGTCGCCACGAGCGAATCTGGTGCATTGCAGAGCCAAGCCGGTAAGTTCGACTTGGTACTCAATACGACCGACGCAAATTTGCCTTGGGATGATTACATCGCGACGCTCGCACCACGGGGTGTTTTGCATACTGTGGGTGCTGCGCCCAAAATTGAGGCCACGGTGTTTCCGATGATCATGGGGCAGCGCTCTCTCGCTTCGTCGCCCACGGGCAGCATCGCGACCACGCGACAGATGCTGGATTTTGTTGCCCGTCACCAAATCGCGCCGATGACGGAGGTGTTCCCGATGAATCAGATCAACGAAGCCATGGAAAGGCTGCGCAATGGATCACCTCGATACCGAATCGTACTGACACGATGA
- a CDS encoding sugar phosphate isomerase/epimerase family protein, whose product MIPGFHTISLLLHDEVTAIEQLAVLGFKAVAIRPRLSGLHLSLPDFDEQAKRIADAAEKHQLELVLDLSGSFLEDPFRARGSSLVSTDTNESSRAAQSLKTWIDVSPLLSVKVISFSSGPRTGDVAENAGGALERLAHALEPLLHVADANEVRLAVRPATADVIGSVAQYERFLQWLSPDSSLSVAPDVGEMLLGGEFPVGERLARHHRRMACLYLCEPESESEQARDQRIGRGDIDLMRVWGAVEASGFDGPAIFRVFGHSERGLDLASETIQMLQSPH is encoded by the coding sequence ATGATCCCCGGCTTTCATACCATCAGCTTGTTGCTGCACGACGAAGTCACTGCGATCGAGCAGTTGGCGGTGCTTGGCTTCAAAGCCGTGGCGATTCGACCACGACTCAGCGGGCTGCATTTGTCACTGCCGGATTTTGACGAACAAGCAAAGCGGATTGCCGATGCTGCGGAGAAACACCAACTCGAACTGGTGTTGGACCTGAGCGGCTCATTCTTAGAAGACCCTTTTCGTGCCCGCGGATCTTCACTGGTGTCAACGGATACAAACGAATCTTCCCGCGCCGCCCAGTCCTTGAAAACTTGGATCGACGTCTCGCCGCTTTTGAGTGTCAAAGTCATTTCATTCTCCAGTGGCCCGCGAACCGGAGACGTTGCCGAGAACGCCGGTGGAGCACTGGAGCGATTGGCTCACGCATTGGAGCCTCTGTTGCACGTCGCCGATGCAAATGAAGTTCGACTTGCTGTGCGTCCGGCCACGGCGGACGTGATCGGATCGGTTGCCCAGTATGAGCGATTCCTGCAATGGCTTTCGCCGGACAGCAGCTTGAGCGTGGCACCGGACGTGGGCGAGATGTTACTCGGAGGCGAGTTCCCGGTTGGGGAGCGTTTGGCACGGCATCATCGGCGGATGGCGTGCCTGTACCTCTGCGAACCGGAGTCGGAATCCGAGCAAGCCAGGGATCAGCGAATCGGCCGCGGCGACATTGACCTGATGCGAGTCTGGGGCGCCGTAGAAGCCAGCGGCTTTGACGGTCCGGCGATTTTCCGAGTCTTCGGCCATAGCGAGCGGGGCCTGGACCTAGCCTCGGAAACCATTCAAATGCTGCAAAGTCCCCACTAA
- a CDS encoding UbiA family prenyltransferase has translation MSQRLLHWAQLVRLPNVFTVLADVSAAFLLVAGTHQPVTRFACVLLAGVSLYWAGMILNDLFDLERDRAQRPKRPLASGAISPQAARIAGWGLLILGVVLAAASGKIPYENASGDAAPDTWLPAAIGCALAIAIVLYDGPLKSTPFAPATMGVCRVLSFLLGASPMLLAVPGQPLIPKFILGVAFGFGVYIMGITTMARDEATGGNKINLRTGLMSIVMGVVLLAFAPGLARHPGAFKMFPGSLFPVLIGLIGFPVIIRAIRVQFDSDPLKIQNTIRAGVLSIIPFAAVYAMIGAGRFYGLAVFALVIPAILLAARLRVT, from the coding sequence ATGTCACAACGTCTGCTCCACTGGGCTCAACTGGTTCGCTTGCCTAACGTCTTCACGGTCTTGGCAGACGTCTCGGCGGCATTCTTGCTGGTGGCAGGGACACATCAACCGGTGACGCGTTTCGCCTGCGTCCTACTGGCCGGCGTCTCACTGTATTGGGCCGGAATGATTCTCAATGATCTGTTCGATTTGGAGCGAGACCGTGCTCAGCGTCCCAAGCGTCCATTGGCCTCCGGCGCGATCTCACCCCAAGCCGCACGGATCGCGGGGTGGGGACTACTGATCCTGGGCGTCGTGCTGGCGGCCGCCTCGGGCAAGATCCCCTACGAAAACGCGTCCGGTGATGCGGCTCCTGATACGTGGTTGCCAGCGGCCATCGGCTGCGCGTTGGCGATCGCGATTGTGTTGTACGATGGACCGCTCAAGTCCACACCGTTTGCTCCGGCGACCATGGGTGTCTGTCGCGTGCTGAGTTTCCTGCTCGGAGCGTCGCCGATGTTGCTCGCCGTCCCCGGGCAACCGCTGATCCCCAAGTTCATCCTCGGTGTTGCGTTCGGGTTTGGCGTCTACATCATGGGCATCACCACGATGGCGAGAGACGAAGCCACCGGCGGGAACAAGATCAACTTGAGAACCGGTCTGATGTCCATCGTGATGGGCGTCGTGTTGCTCGCCTTTGCACCTGGCTTAGCACGACATCCGGGCGCCTTTAAAATGTTTCCGGGAAGCTTGTTTCCGGTCCTCATCGGATTGATCGGATTTCCAGTGATCATTCGAGCCATACGAGTTCAGTTTGACAGCGATCCGTTGAAGATTCAAAACACGATCCGAGCCGGCGTGCTTTCGATCATTCCCTTTGCGGCTGTGTACGCGATGATCGGCGCCGGACGATTTTACGGACTCGCTGTTTTTGCGTTGGTGATTCCAGCCATCCTGCTCGCCGCTCGACTTCGCGTGACCTGA